Proteins from one Pelodiscus sinensis isolate JC-2024 chromosome 21, ASM4963464v1, whole genome shotgun sequence genomic window:
- the IFT22 gene encoding intraflagellar transport protein 22 homolog isoform X2 has product MKDSHGVVIVFNPDLPSHLKEIEMWYSCFVQQQQLLDSQCLLIAHHKPGSAGDTENLSLASPLNKLKLIHSSLEEDPEDVRMEFVKYFKSIINLLNESRDREEMSIIT; this is encoded by the exons ATGAAAGACTCACATGGTGTTGTAATAGTCTTCAACCCAGATCTGCCCAGTCACCTGAAGGAGATTGAAATGTGGTACTCCTGCTTTGTACAGCAACAGCAGTTATTAGATAGCCAGTGTCTCCTAATTGCACACCATAAACCAGGCAGTGCAGGGGACACAGAAAACTTGTCATTGG CTTCACCACTGAACAAACTGAAACTAATACACTCCAGCCTGGAAGAAGATCCTGAGGATGTCCGCATGGAATTTGTGAAATACTTCAAAAGCATTATCAACTTGCTAAATGAGAGCAGAGATAGAGAAGAGATGTCAATTATTACCTAA